A region of Streptomyces paludis DNA encodes the following proteins:
- a CDS encoding DNRLRE domain-containing protein, whose amino-acid sequence MGPATAANISAARLKAKIQNRRIEVTGARTETSTTYVNPDGTVTEQAYAGPIRFKDEQGTWQDVDVSLKRVADGSVKAKGHPHGLTLAGKHTAPKGLKTTGVKTASEPAPLATVEDRAGREMELGWYGALPAPTIEGADDTVARYKDALPATDLLIESTRTGYEQFLELKDRSAVDANGQVTYRLKAAGLTAKAHGDGSITFTDAKGKSAGVLPSPVMWDARTDRNSGEHTHTAKVGVKVAQEGDAIAITLTPDAEFLADEATRFPVVIDPTVNIGASFDTFVQQGYTTDQSAATELKIGNNGSSQVARSFLSFPMKNITGKQITAAKLNLFEFHSWSCTARGWDLYSTGAALTSSRWTSQPTWGTKYATSTQTKGYSSACNDGWVSIDAASLVQTWANNGNATNHLGLRATDESDPYGWKRFNSGNAASNTPYLSVTYNSIPDVPTLISPADKAATNVTTPTLAAKALDGDGSQVRIDYEVWASNGAAALRSGSSAYVASGAQASWKPAALPEGAYKWRTRAGDGSANSAWSGFRALTVDTTAPATSRVSSTDFPAGQWSGSPDDNGDFTGTFTFTPPTSDVKEVQWNLDGAAWQSAATTGTAVSRKPVFRAGKHVLTVRTKDAAGNVSASTSHTFYAGSGAALLTPGSGDRTARRAELTGQGKAGDTGVRYQYRRGETDAWKDVPAQNVRRKADGSALTSWPAKVTGGDAEALIWNVTDTLSEDGPVDVRALFTDGTTSDGSPAATITVDRNAGEAPSSGVGPGSVNMLTGDFGLSATDASGFDLTATRSFSSRRPANGSQQEGQSAIFGPQWTAGTTAELSESDWASVRRTSATSVAVVDVDGEETGFTATTGGGWKPETGAEDLTLTGSLTGSFTLKDTEGTTSVFTKVDTAATTWQLSQTFLPTENSTTSVISEKVTVDGKILARPTYVIAPTSAASAAVCTATPSTRGCRILEYQYAATTTASGTALGDVAGQVTRIRLWSTAPGATTSTATIVSQYAYDVQGRLREQWDPRISPALKTAYTYDSAGRVVTLTPPGELPWTFAYGRAGVGAVAGDGMLLSASRPTLKAGTKDEQDGGRATTSVVYDVPLSGTKAPHQVSPAETAKWSQTDAPTDATAVFPADQVPSSHTGGDLGVADYDKATLTYTDASGREVNSGLPGRHLTVKQYDRFGNVVFELNATNRELALGSEDYQVNTQSELGILSESPAERAQLLGTVSVYSTDGKRKLEESGPLHLVTLTQALKGEGDSPDLPAGSLTAARAHTVSRYDEGRPTNGTATVSDQVTTSLVGAAVDGYPADGDVRTTTTAYDWVKGLPTTVVTDPGGLKLTKTTSYDTQGRVTRTTLPKSNGTDAGATVTRYWAATGTGTCEGRPEWADLVCSTGPAGVITGGGSNPTELPLKTTEYDRWGNTAKVTETANGTTRTTENTYDAAGRMTQTRMTGGVGTAVPAQSTTYDAGSGAVATVTDGTATIRHTTDVLGRAIAYDDGAGNVTRTQYDNRDRRIRVTDSAPSTVTYDYDNPAGLPSRVHDSVMGTIGDVTGFYDSDGRLYKQKLPWNMDVEFNLDPTGTETSRYWHWESGWTVQGESATESIHGQVVSRTTYTGGGAYQEYTYDAAGRLTKADDGRSGVTTHRAYTFDNNTNRTALTTTVDDIDGGAPTTATVSSTYDSADRLIATGTVYDAFGRTTAQAGGAQNAYYANDLARQITANSQRSTWNLDAAGRHASWTTEEQAEDNTWSTSVTKINHYGGGGDSPDWTAGSDGTVSRSIEDLSGNLIATTGKTGDVVLQMANLHGDISTQLPLADDTTPVVNAYDEYGSLVPGTDPTRYGWLGGKQRSTETPSGVILMGVRLYDPLLGRFLSVDPILGGNANAYDYVNGDPVNRLDLDGKWGISKRWKRRLLRGAVYTAAAIGTAAVCGATGVVVCLAGAAAIGAAGGAGDYWAKRRFGNRATFRRRDFWGSVGTGAAFNVAGAGGGRAYSAGARYWSKLRYKPRHAVPRGRHRR is encoded by the coding sequence GTGGGCCCCGCCACTGCGGCCAACATCTCAGCCGCCCGGCTCAAGGCCAAGATCCAGAACCGTCGTATCGAGGTCACGGGCGCTCGCACCGAAACCTCTACGACTTACGTAAACCCTGACGGCACTGTCACGGAGCAGGCGTACGCCGGCCCGATCCGTTTCAAGGACGAGCAAGGCACGTGGCAGGACGTCGACGTCTCGCTGAAGCGCGTCGCCGACGGATCGGTCAAGGCCAAGGGCCATCCGCACGGCCTCACTCTCGCGGGCAAGCACACGGCGCCCAAGGGGCTGAAGACCACCGGAGTGAAGACTGCTTCGGAGCCGGCGCCACTGGCGACCGTGGAGGATCGCGCGGGACGGGAGATGGAGCTGGGCTGGTACGGCGCGCTGCCGGCCCCGACGATCGAGGGTGCGGACGATACGGTCGCCCGCTACAAGGACGCCTTGCCGGCGACCGATCTCCTCATCGAGTCCACCCGGACCGGTTACGAGCAGTTTCTGGAGCTGAAGGACCGCTCTGCTGTTGATGCCAACGGCCAGGTCACCTACCGCCTGAAGGCCGCGGGACTGACAGCGAAGGCGCACGGCGACGGGTCGATCACTTTCACCGATGCCAAGGGCAAGAGCGCGGGGGTCCTGCCGTCGCCGGTGATGTGGGATGCCCGTACCGACAGGAACTCCGGGGAGCACACGCACACCGCGAAGGTCGGGGTGAAGGTCGCCCAGGAAGGCGACGCGATCGCGATCACGCTCACCCCGGACGCCGAGTTCCTCGCCGACGAAGCGACCCGGTTTCCGGTGGTTATCGATCCGACCGTCAACATCGGCGCCAGCTTCGACACCTTCGTCCAGCAGGGTTACACCACCGATCAGTCCGCCGCGACCGAGCTGAAGATCGGCAACAACGGCTCCAGCCAGGTGGCCCGTTCCTTCCTGTCCTTCCCGATGAAGAACATCACGGGGAAGCAGATAACAGCCGCCAAGCTGAACCTGTTCGAGTTCCACTCCTGGTCGTGCACGGCCAGAGGATGGGATCTGTACAGCACGGGGGCCGCCTTGACGAGCAGCCGCTGGACGAGCCAGCCCACTTGGGGCACCAAGTACGCCACCAGCACCCAGACCAAGGGCTACTCCAGCGCCTGCAACGACGGCTGGGTGAGCATTGACGCGGCCTCGCTGGTGCAGACGTGGGCCAACAACGGCAACGCCACCAATCACCTGGGCCTGCGTGCCACGGACGAGTCCGACCCGTACGGATGGAAGCGGTTCAACTCGGGCAACGCGGCCTCCAACACGCCGTACCTGTCGGTGACGTACAACTCCATACCGGATGTCCCGACCCTCATATCCCCGGCCGACAAGGCCGCGACGAACGTGACCACGCCGACCCTTGCGGCGAAGGCGCTGGACGGCGACGGCTCGCAGGTCAGGATCGACTACGAGGTCTGGGCCTCCAACGGCGCCGCCGCGCTGCGTTCCGGTTCCAGCGCATACGTGGCCTCCGGTGCGCAGGCGTCATGGAAGCCCGCAGCGCTGCCGGAAGGCGCGTACAAGTGGCGTACGCGTGCCGGGGACGGCAGCGCGAACAGCGCATGGTCGGGATTCCGGGCCCTCACCGTCGACACCACGGCGCCCGCGACGTCGAGGGTGTCCTCCACCGACTTCCCAGCCGGCCAGTGGTCAGGATCGCCTGACGACAACGGTGACTTCACCGGCACGTTCACCTTCACTCCGCCGACCAGCGATGTGAAGGAAGTCCAGTGGAACCTGGACGGCGCTGCCTGGCAGTCGGCGGCCACCACGGGAACAGCCGTCTCCCGCAAGCCCGTCTTCCGTGCGGGCAAGCACGTCCTGACCGTCCGTACCAAGGACGCGGCCGGGAACGTCTCGGCCTCGACGTCCCACACCTTCTACGCTGGTTCCGGCGCGGCTTTGCTCACCCCGGGCAGTGGTGACCGCACGGCCCGCCGAGCTGAGTTGACAGGCCAGGGCAAGGCTGGCGACACAGGGGTGCGCTACCAGTACCGGCGTGGCGAGACGGACGCCTGGAAGGACGTTCCCGCTCAGAACGTGCGCCGCAAGGCCGACGGCTCGGCCCTGACCTCGTGGCCGGCGAAGGTCACGGGCGGCGATGCCGAGGCGCTGATCTGGAATGTCACCGACACCTTGAGCGAGGACGGGCCGGTCGACGTCCGCGCTCTGTTCACCGACGGCACCACCAGCGACGGCTCTCCGGCCGCCACGATCACGGTGGACCGCAACGCTGGCGAGGCACCCAGTTCAGGTGTGGGGCCGGGCAGTGTGAACATGCTCACCGGCGACTTCGGCCTCTCTGCCACGGACGCCTCGGGCTTCGACCTGACCGCCACCCGCTCCTTCTCCTCCCGCCGCCCGGCCAACGGGTCCCAGCAGGAAGGGCAGTCCGCGATCTTCGGCCCGCAATGGACGGCGGGCACTACGGCGGAACTCTCCGAGAGTGACTGGGCCTCGGTGCGCAGGACCTCGGCCACCTCGGTGGCGGTGGTCGATGTGGACGGTGAGGAGACCGGTTTCACCGCGACCACGGGCGGCGGATGGAAGCCGGAGACCGGCGCGGAGGATCTGACGCTGACCGGCTCGCTGACGGGTTCCTTCACGCTGAAGGACACGGAGGGCACCACCTCGGTGTTCACCAAGGTGGACACGGCGGCCACCACGTGGCAGCTGTCGCAGACCTTCCTGCCCACGGAGAACTCGACCACGAGCGTGATCTCGGAGAAGGTCACCGTGGACGGCAAGATCCTGGCCCGCCCCACGTACGTGATCGCACCGACCTCCGCCGCCTCGGCCGCTGTCTGCACGGCCACGCCGTCGACCAGGGGCTGCCGGATCCTGGAGTACCAGTACGCCGCCACGACCACCGCGAGCGGTACCGCGCTCGGTGACGTGGCCGGACAGGTCACGCGGATTCGTCTGTGGAGCACGGCCCCCGGCGCGACCACTTCTACGGCCACGATCGTCTCCCAGTACGCCTACGACGTTCAGGGCCGTCTGCGCGAGCAGTGGGACCCGCGTATCTCCCCGGCACTGAAGACTGCCTACACCTACGACAGCGCCGGCCGCGTGGTCACCCTGACCCCGCCGGGCGAGCTGCCGTGGACATTCGCGTACGGCAGGGCGGGCGTCGGTGCGGTCGCCGGTGACGGCATGCTCCTGTCCGCCTCCCGGCCGACGTTGAAGGCCGGTACCAAGGACGAGCAGGACGGCGGCAGGGCGACCACCTCGGTCGTCTACGACGTACCGCTGTCGGGCACCAAGGCGCCCCACCAGGTCTCGCCCGCCGAGACCGCCAAATGGAGTCAGACGGACGCGCCCACGGACGCCACCGCAGTCTTCCCGGCCGACCAGGTTCCGTCCTCCCACACCGGAGGCGACCTCGGCGTGGCCGACTATGACAAGGCCACCCTCACCTACACCGACGCCTCCGGGCGCGAGGTGAACAGCGGTCTGCCCGGCCGGCATCTGACGGTCAAGCAGTACGACCGTTTCGGCAACGTCGTCTTCGAGCTGAACGCGACCAACCGTGAACTCGCCCTGGGCAGCGAGGACTACCAGGTCAACACCCAGAGTGAACTGGGCATCCTCTCCGAGTCCCCGGCCGAACGCGCTCAGCTGCTCGGCACCGTCTCGGTGTACTCCACCGACGGCAAGCGCAAGCTGGAGGAGTCCGGGCCGCTGCATCTGGTCACGCTCACCCAGGCGCTCAAGGGCGAGGGCGACAGCCCCGACCTGCCGGCCGGGAGCCTGACCGCCGCGCGGGCCCACACGGTCAGCCGCTACGACGAGGGCCGTCCCACCAACGGCACCGCCACGGTGAGCGACCAGGTCACCACCAGCCTGGTGGGCGCCGCGGTCGACGGGTACCCCGCCGACGGGGACGTGCGGACCACCACGACCGCCTACGACTGGGTCAAGGGCCTGCCCACCACCGTGGTCACCGACCCGGGCGGGCTGAAGCTGACCAAGACCACCAGCTACGACACCCAGGGCCGCGTCACCAGGACCACGCTGCCCAAGTCCAACGGCACCGACGCCGGGGCAACGGTCACCCGCTACTGGGCTGCCACCGGCACCGGAACCTGCGAGGGCCGGCCGGAATGGGCCGACCTGGTCTGCTCCACCGGTCCCGCCGGCGTGATCACCGGAGGCGGCTCCAATCCCACCGAACTACCGCTGAAAACCACCGAATACGACCGCTGGGGCAACACCGCAAAGGTCACTGAGACCGCCAACGGCACCACCCGCACCACGGAGAACACCTACGACGCTGCGGGCCGTATGACGCAGACCAGGATGACGGGCGGCGTCGGCACCGCCGTACCGGCGCAGAGCACCACCTACGACGCGGGCAGCGGAGCCGTGGCGACCGTCACCGACGGCACCGCCACCATCCGCCACACCACCGACGTCCTCGGCCGTGCGATCGCCTACGACGACGGCGCCGGCAATGTCACCCGCACCCAGTACGACAACCGCGACCGCCGCATCCGGGTGACCGACTCGGCTCCGTCCACGGTCACCTACGACTACGACAACCCCGCGGGTCTGCCTTCCAGGGTTCACGACTCGGTGATGGGCACCATCGGTGACGTGACCGGCTTCTACGACTCCGACGGCCGCCTGTACAAGCAGAAGCTGCCGTGGAACATGGACGTCGAGTTCAACCTCGACCCCACCGGCACGGAGACCTCCCGCTACTGGCACTGGGAGTCCGGCTGGACCGTCCAGGGCGAGTCGGCCACCGAGTCCATCCACGGCCAGGTCGTCAGCCGCACCACCTACACCGGAGGCGGCGCCTACCAGGAGTACACCTACGACGCCGCTGGCCGCCTCACCAAGGCGGACGACGGCCGATCCGGTGTCACCACCCACCGCGCCTACACCTTCGACAACAACACCAACCGCACCGCGCTGACCACCACCGTCGACGACATCGACGGCGGCGCGCCCACGACGGCCACGGTCAGCTCTACGTACGACAGCGCTGACCGGCTGATCGCCACCGGCACGGTCTACGACGCCTTCGGCCGCACCACCGCGCAGGCCGGTGGCGCCCAGAACGCCTACTACGCCAACGACCTCGCCCGCCAGATCACCGCCAACTCCCAGCGCTCGACCTGGAACCTGGACGCGGCCGGACGTCACGCCTCCTGGACCACCGAGGAGCAGGCGGAGGACAACACCTGGAGCACGTCCGTCACCAAGATCAACCACTACGGTGGCGGCGGCGACAGCCCGGACTGGACCGCAGGGTCCGACGGAACCGTCAGCCGCAGCATCGAAGACCTCTCCGGCAATCTGATCGCCACCACGGGCAAGACCGGTGACGTCGTCCTCCAGATGGCCAACCTGCACGGAGACATCAGCACGCAGCTCCCCCTCGCCGACGACACCACCCCGGTGGTCAACGCCTACGACGAGTACGGCAGCCTCGTCCCCGGCACCGACCCCACCCGCTACGGCTGGCTCGGCGGCAAGCAGCGTTCCACCGAAACCCCCAGCGGCGTCATCCTTATGGGCGTCCGCCTCTACGACCCGTTGCTCGGACGCTTCCTGTCGGTCGATCCCATCCTCGGCGGCAACGCGAACGCCTACGATTACGTCAACGGGGATCCGGTCAACCGCCTGGACCTGGACGGTAAATGGGGAATTTCCAAACGCTGGAAGCGCAGGCTGCTGCGTGGTGCGGTCTACACGGCGGCCGCGATCGGCACGGCGGCTGTCTGCGGCGCCACCGGCGTCGTTGTATGCCTCGCCGGGGCCGCTGCCATCGGTGCGGCCGGCGGCGCGGGGGACTACTGGGCCAAGCGGCGCTTCGGGAACCGTGCCACATTCCGACGCCGTGACTTCTGGGGAAGCGTGGGAACAGGCGCTGCCTTCAATGTAGCCGGTGCGGGCGGCGGTAGAGCGTACAGCGCCGGGGCCAGGTATTGGTCGAAGCTGAGATACAAGCCCCGGCACGCCGTCCCGCGTGGCAGACACCGGCGGTAG
- a CDS encoding RNA polymerase sigma factor, translating into MLGDDAELTAAVLAAQDGDENAFRTVYRTVHPRLLGYLRTLVGEPDAEDVASEAWLQIARDLDRFTGDADRFRGWTARIARNRALDHIRMRGRRPAIGADETELAGKAAESDTAGEAMEALDTGRTMALIARLPQDQAEAVVLRVVVGLDAKTAAQTLGKRPGAVRTAAHRGLKRLAELLAAGDEEPDGAGAAPGAAPGGGPSGSSRGSSAGPGAGSGTFPRTGPGAGTAAGPRDGTGVARASVGPEVPRASAVPGGVPPQRSGRSVSSASAGVTHSRLRTQRDM; encoded by the coding sequence GTGCTGGGGGATGACGCGGAGCTGACCGCCGCGGTGCTCGCGGCACAGGACGGTGACGAGAACGCGTTCCGGACTGTGTACCGCACGGTGCACCCGCGGCTGTTGGGCTATCTACGGACACTCGTCGGTGAGCCGGACGCCGAGGACGTGGCCTCCGAGGCATGGCTCCAGATCGCCCGCGACCTCGACCGCTTCACCGGCGACGCCGACCGGTTCCGCGGCTGGACCGCCCGGATCGCCCGTAACCGTGCGCTCGATCACATCCGTATGCGCGGCCGGCGCCCGGCCATCGGCGCCGACGAGACGGAGCTGGCCGGGAAGGCCGCCGAGTCGGACACCGCCGGCGAGGCCATGGAGGCGCTCGACACCGGCCGGACGATGGCGCTGATCGCACGGCTCCCGCAGGACCAGGCCGAGGCCGTGGTGCTGCGGGTGGTGGTCGGCCTCGACGCGAAGACCGCCGCCCAGACGCTGGGCAAACGGCCGGGCGCGGTACGGACGGCCGCGCACCGCGGACTGAAGCGGCTGGCCGAGCTGCTCGCCGCGGGCGACGAGGAACCCGACGGGGCGGGTGCCGCTCCGGGTGCCGCTCCGGGAGGGGGGCCGTCGGGTTCGTCGCGGGGTTCGTCGGCCGGACCGGGCGCCGGATCAGGCACCTTTCCACGTACGGGTCCTGGTGCCGGTACGGCCGCCGGTCCGCGGGACGGAACTGGCGTGGCCCGCGCGTCCGTTGGACCGGAAGTGCCCCGCGCGTCCGCCGTACCGGGGGGCGTCCCTCCGCAGCGGTCCGGCCGGTCGGTATCCTCTGCCTCCGCAGGTGTGACGCATTCGCGCCTGCGGACGCAGAGGGACATGTGA
- a CDS encoding GNAT family N-acetyltransferase, whose protein sequence is MPQLQPQPQPQLLRPDHAPALLAFERANRAYFAASIPDRGEDYFARFDERHRELLAEQATGACFFHVLVDAAGEVLGRVNLVDVADGSAELGYRIAERAAGRGLATSAVREVCALAAGTYGLTSLRAATTLDNAASRAVLARAGFTVTGETRLSGHPGLRYLKSV, encoded by the coding sequence ATGCCACAGCTCCAGCCACAGCCCCAGCCGCAGCTGCTCCGTCCGGACCACGCCCCCGCTCTCCTCGCCTTCGAGCGGGCGAACCGGGCCTACTTCGCGGCGTCCATTCCCGACCGGGGAGAGGACTACTTCGCCCGGTTCGACGAGCGCCACCGCGAGCTGCTGGCCGAGCAGGCGACCGGGGCCTGTTTCTTCCATGTTCTGGTCGACGCCGCGGGCGAGGTGCTGGGGCGGGTCAACCTGGTGGATGTGGCTGACGGCAGTGCCGAGTTGGGATACCGGATCGCGGAGCGGGCCGCGGGCCGGGGGCTGGCCACCTCGGCCGTGCGGGAGGTGTGCGCCCTCGCCGCCGGCACATACGGGCTGACCTCCCTGCGGGCCGCCACGACTCTCGACAACGCGGCGTCGCGAGCGGTGCTGGCCCGTGCGGGATTCACCGTCACCGGCGAGACGCGGCTCTCGGGCCACCCGGGCCTGAGGTATCTCAAGTCCGTCTGA
- a CDS encoding L,D-transpeptidase family protein — protein sequence MLRTPALRGALTATAVLTVAMSVGCTVQPGAGGTGADAKPGGGSPLGVSIGPPPDVPTATPLTASPSTSSPAPTPPRTSAPPPAAPASAPSASTAPPAPQPAVLLASGAENGQVRELQARLRQIGYFDRAPTGFYGTVTATAVSSFQAKRGLPRTGATDTVTWQRLLGMTKQPTPDELRPPTAKPVAAPDPRCLKGRVMCISKKSSTLAWMVNGTVVSAMDVRFGSEYTPTREGLFSVGWKSRDHVSTLYDSPMPYAMFFSGGQAVHYSSDFAARGYAGASHGCVNVRDEQKIAALFDQVDVGDKVVIYW from the coding sequence ATGCTCAGGACACCCGCCCTGCGCGGAGCACTCACCGCCACGGCCGTACTGACAGTGGCGATGAGCGTCGGCTGTACGGTCCAGCCGGGCGCCGGCGGTACGGGAGCGGACGCCAAGCCCGGCGGCGGCAGCCCGCTGGGGGTGAGCATCGGTCCGCCGCCCGACGTACCCACGGCCACACCGCTCACCGCGTCACCGTCGACCTCGTCCCCCGCACCGACGCCGCCCCGGACCTCGGCCCCGCCACCGGCCGCTCCGGCGAGCGCGCCGAGCGCGAGCACCGCGCCGCCCGCGCCCCAGCCCGCCGTACTGCTGGCGAGCGGCGCGGAGAACGGTCAAGTACGCGAACTCCAGGCCCGGTTGCGCCAGATCGGCTACTTCGACCGCGCGCCCACCGGCTTCTACGGCACGGTCACCGCCACCGCCGTCTCGTCCTTCCAGGCCAAGCGCGGGCTCCCCCGTACCGGCGCGACCGACACCGTCACCTGGCAGCGCCTCCTCGGCATGACGAAACAGCCGACCCCCGACGAACTGCGTCCGCCGACCGCGAAGCCGGTCGCCGCCCCCGATCCCCGGTGTCTGAAGGGGCGGGTGATGTGCATCAGCAAGAAGAGCAGCACCCTCGCGTGGATGGTCAACGGCACGGTGGTCTCCGCGATGGACGTGCGCTTCGGCTCGGAGTACACCCCGACCCGCGAGGGCCTGTTCTCGGTCGGCTGGAAGTCCCGGGACCATGTCTCGACGCTGTACGACTCACCCATGCCGTACGCCATGTTCTTCAGCGGCGGACAGGCCGTGCACTACTCCTCGGACTTCGCGGCACGCGGATACGCGGGCGCTTCGCACGGCTGCGTCAACGTCCGGGACGAGCAGAAGATCGCCGCGCTGTTCGATCAGGTCGACGTCGGCGACAAGGTCGTCATCTACTGGTAG
- the leuE gene encoding leucine efflux protein LeuE, translating to MLGVTDLPTYLVGLTLIILLPGPNSLYVLSVAARRGIRAGYGAAAGVWCGDTVLMALSAAGVASLLQGNALLFGIVKYAGAGYLTWLAIGMLRAAWSLWRERNVQERTADATADVAADVTADAPAVERPYRRALVISLFNPKAILFFISFFVQFVDPHYAYPALSFILLGLVANLASALYLSALIFGGTRLAAAFRRRKRLSAGMTTAAGALFLGFAAKLSLSSV from the coding sequence ATGCTGGGTGTAACCGATCTGCCGACATATCTGGTCGGCCTCACACTGATCATTCTGCTGCCGGGGCCGAACTCGCTCTATGTGCTCTCGGTCGCGGCCCGCCGCGGCATACGCGCCGGTTACGGCGCCGCCGCGGGCGTCTGGTGCGGCGATACGGTCCTGATGGCGCTGTCGGCGGCGGGCGTCGCCTCGCTCCTCCAGGGCAACGCGCTGCTCTTCGGCATCGTCAAGTACGCGGGCGCGGGTTATCTGACCTGGCTGGCGATCGGGATGCTGCGCGCGGCGTGGTCGCTGTGGCGGGAGCGGAACGTACAGGAGCGGACTGCGGACGCCACGGCAGACGTCGCGGCGGACGTCACGGCGGATGCTCCGGCCGTCGAGCGTCCGTACCGCCGGGCCCTGGTGATCAGCCTGTTCAACCCGAAGGCGATCCTGTTCTTCATCTCGTTCTTCGTCCAGTTCGTGGACCCCCACTACGCGTACCCCGCGCTGTCCTTCATCCTGCTGGGCCTCGTCGCCAACCTCGCCAGCGCCCTCTACCTCTCCGCCCTCATCTTCGGCGGCACCCGCCTCGCCGCCGCCTTCCGCCGCCGCAAGCGGCTCTCGGCGGGGATGACGACGGCGGCGGGCGCGCTGTTCCTGGGCTTCGCGGCCAAGCTGTCGCTGAGCAGCGTCTGA
- a CDS encoding 3-oxoacyl-[acyl-carrier-protein] synthase III C-terminal domain-containing protein, translating into MRHSSISGMAYSLGTTRLRVEESAEAGRLRSPAADLVSAGFGSHYICRPEETAYELAAAAVRELPLSGGVDAIVYNTCLPGNGNTGDPALWERTRDVKHLMDFPASRLQADFALSSAVVFGLGQQGCTGMLGALRLANALLAAEPDWGTVLCVTSDRFPDGALYEQSYNVISDGAAACLVSRDQGEPGNPGGSGSSGASGDPGVSGKSLGYRIVASHQITNGGLHSASDDETVGLFFSYVPRLVRQTVEKAGLTTADIDWVIPQNTNGNAWKIAARLLGFPEERICQSTLSDIGHAISADNVINLSALADSGAIEPGQRLLLVMAGHGLNWQATILEATETAP; encoded by the coding sequence ATGAGGCATTCCTCCATTTCCGGGATGGCCTACTCCCTGGGGACGACGCGGCTGCGTGTGGAGGAGTCGGCGGAGGCGGGCAGATTACGTTCCCCGGCCGCCGATCTCGTCTCGGCCGGATTCGGCTCGCACTACATCTGCCGGCCGGAGGAGACCGCGTACGAACTGGCCGCCGCCGCGGTGCGCGAACTGCCGCTCTCCGGCGGTGTGGACGCGATCGTCTACAACACCTGTCTGCCGGGCAACGGCAACACCGGGGACCCCGCCCTGTGGGAGCGGACCCGGGACGTCAAGCATCTGATGGATTTCCCGGCCAGCCGGTTGCAGGCCGATTTCGCTCTCTCCTCCGCCGTGGTCTTCGGCCTGGGTCAGCAGGGGTGCACAGGAATGCTCGGTGCCCTGCGGCTCGCGAACGCGCTGCTGGCCGCGGAACCCGACTGGGGCACCGTGCTGTGCGTCACCTCGGACCGGTTTCCCGACGGCGCGCTCTACGAGCAGTCCTACAACGTCATCTCCGACGGGGCGGCGGCATGTCTCGTGTCGCGGGATCAGGGGGAGCCCGGTAATCCGGGAGGTTCGGGCAGTTCGGGAGCTTCGGGAGATCCGGGAGTTTCGGGGAAATCCCTCGGGTACCGCATCGTCGCCTCGCACCAGATAACCAACGGCGGGCTGCACTCCGCTTCCGACGACGAGACGGTCGGTCTGTTCTTCTCGTACGTTCCGCGACTGGTGCGGCAGACCGTCGAGAAAGCGGGACTCACCACCGCCGATATCGACTGGGTGATCCCGCAGAACACCAACGGAAACGCGTGGAAAATCGCGGCGCGCTTGCTCGGGTTTCCCGAGGAGCGGATCTGCCAGAGCACGCTGAGTGATATCGGGCACGCGATTTCCGCCGACAACGTTATCAACCTCTCGGCGCTGGCGGACAGCGGCGCGATAGAGCCGGGGCAGCGTCTGCTGCTCGTCATGGCGGGTCACGGTCTCAACTGGCAGGCCACGATCCTTGAGGCTACGGAGACGGCGCCATGA